The following proteins are co-located in the Colletotrichum lupini chromosome 4, complete sequence genome:
- a CDS encoding NDT80/PhoG like DNA-binding family protein: protein HTETRDKERRRSRVTEARLGLEQDYSASERHALMSTTVTYPVMAELKEPAHSNLWSNYGSPVQMSSRFNNSLDSGLGGHAANSPHAGRPRSTHPSVDHGSYPYGRYPQDESDAYDRHSHPSLTSHHSFPNLKRPYSQTEQPPYQEIVQDLRDDGSKLTVNHDHKLLSFKRVQDKHTIVDQHGRMQQLELSAQLHGMFFLSEMPANSTDGSILQPELTCYRRNLFQISGSLITPRGQLSVISETGETVPVSNTEVTISAIESVDGHPVRLIVIPWKTPPPNSPEITQTPDQEPASLPLIPFQEDGSESDGEYAVYPIGWRRLQFRIATANNGRRKELQQHFVLHLKVVGTLANGSNIVLTEATTAPIVVRGRSPRNFQARKEIPLLGSSAGSRGQALVETGLGIVAGPLAIKPQDAKARGLDMQMPRSAFTFNAGGPKMPGAPMGAMRSNSYPNWSSSNSVPGMPQLPPAGSASYPATTMGESYHKVALPGSASFGGEAHDMPLQTSMPSVQLSLVANEQQQPPIRTQYAYVQSTTAPPPLSVSATAMASSSDNALNVPRYVDNPRPTKSPRHASQPSIGSMSHHEASPEYRYGSSYGAVGNNPSDIAPPSYKAEAPASHSNPSRDYYPPSSSWTTTAGEPTSTVAYSSSEARPYGFPEQYSSGGSAPTTKQEHAPAPPAPGSYSSAHRGSFDGMNHYSWNTN from the exons CACACGGAGACCAGAGACaaagaaagaagaagaagcagagTGACAGAAGCGCGCTTGGGTCTGGAACAGGACTACAGCGCATCAGAGAGGCATGCTCTAATGTCAACCACGGTCACTTACCCCGTCATGGCAGAGCTGAAAGAGCCGGCACATTCCAATCTTTGGTCGAACTATGGGAGTCCCGTCCAAATGTCGTCTCGATTCAACAACAGCCTGGATTCTGGCCTCGGAGGCCACGCCGCCAACTCACCACACGCGGGACGCCCTAGAAGCACCCACCCGAGTGTAGACCATGGATCTTATCCCTATGGTCGCTACCCTCAAGACGAGTCCGATGCGTACGATAGACATTCGCATCCCAGCTTGACATCCCACCACAGCTTCCCCAATCTCAAGAGACCCTACTCGCAAACCGAACAGCCCCCTTACCAGGAGATTGTCCAGGACCTGAGAGACGATGGCTCCAAACTTACCGTCAACCACGACCACAAGCTGTTGTCGTTCAAGAGGGTACAAGACAAGCACACTATTGTCGACCAGCATGGACGCATGCAGCAGCTGGAGCTTTCTGCTCAGCTGCACGGAATGTTCTTCCTTTCCGAAATGCCAGCCAACAGCACCGACGGTTCCATCCTCCAGCCCGAACTGACCTGTTACCGACGAAACCTCTTCCAGATTAGCGGCTCTCTCATCACCCCACGAGGCCAGCTCTCTGTCATATCCGAGACTGGCGAGACGGTCCCCGTCAGCAACACTGAAGTGACCATCTCTGCCATCGAGTCTGTCGACGGCCACCCCGTCCGACTTATCGTCATCCCCTGGAAGACGCCCCCACCCAACTCTCCCGAGATCACCCAAACCCCGGACCAGGAGCCAGCGTCGCTTCCCCTTATCCCCTTCCAAGAAGACGGTTCGGAATCCGATGGCGAGTATGCCGTTTATCCCATTGGCTGGCGCCGACTGCAGTTCAGAAT TGCCACCGCAAACAACGGGCGGCGAAAGGAACTCCAGCAACACTTTGTGCTCCACCTCAAGGTTGTCGGGACGTTGGCCAACGGAAGCAATATTGTGCTTACTGAAGCGACTACCGCGCCTATTGTTGTCCGGGGCCGCAGCCCTCGCAACTTCCAGGCAAGAAAGGAGATTCCCTTGCTAGGATCGAGCGCTGGCTCCAGGGGCCAGGCCTTGGTTGAGACTGGACTGGGTATTGTGGCGGGACCGTTGGCTATCAAGCCGCAGGATGCCAAGGCAAGAGGGTTGGACATGCAGATGCCTCGTTCCGCCTTCACCTTTAACGCAGGAGGACCCAAGATGCCCGGAGCACCCATGGGAGCCATGAGATCCAA CTCATACCCCAACTGGTCCTCCTCGAACTCTGTGCCCGGGATGCCACAACTACCACCAGCTGGCTCGGCAAGCTACCCCGCTACGACAATGGGAGAATCTTACCACAAGGTTGCTCTGCCGGGAAGTGCAAGCTTCGGTGGAGAGGCCCATGATATGCCTTTGCAAACGTCGATGCCTTCCGTTCAGCTTTCCCTGGTTGCCAACGAACAGCAACAGCCTCCGATCAGGACACAATACGCTTATGTGCAAAGCACAACTGCTCCGCCACCACTTTCAGTATCGGCCACGGCAATGGCATCGAGCTCAGACAACGCGCTCAACGTGCCCAGATACGTCGATAACCCTCGACCTACCAAGAGCCCCAGGCATGCAAGCCAGCCTTCCATCGGGTCAATGTCCCATCACGAGGCATCCCCGGAGTACCGGTACGGCTCGTCGTACGGAGCAGTGGGCAACAACCCCAGCGATATTGCACCGCCATCCTACAAGGCTGAAGCCCCCGCGTCACACTCCAACCCCTCTCGAGACTACTATCCGCCCTCGAGTTCATGGACGACAACAGCTGGAGAGCCTACCTCGACTGTTGCGTACAGCAGCAGTGAGGCAAGGCCGTACGGCTTCCCTGAACAGTACTCGAGCGGAGGCTCTGCGCCAACCACCAAGCAGGAGCATGCTCCCGCTCCTCCAGCCCCTGGGTCATACAGCAGCGCCCACCGGGGATCGTTTGATGGCATGAACCATTATTCCTGGAACACTAATTAG
- a CDS encoding RWD domain-containing protein: MCLSGKEVGRWRDIELAGLVKLEQTSRIVVHSTLELSKCSCAKCTGLRPSFYFFSSIAYLHKYVRLHRFELGPIGSLYFPVSVGLDPSCLPHLLEGSRRGVALCHSYRPRDRLITNDPTVILFCCLFLPRDCNGQRVIISLSVRTPPVALLAGSATVSSLFPIITITHSPTPPNLCDFRHQSSLRVQIPISHHAIRAFQPVVAMDDDSDDPRQDELSSLQAIFPEIELDDHRPFCFTIELPVHPAKPVTVTFPAASNADDTVAAQVPGVEPRVDSHELSHLPAVVIRMGLPKGYPSDKPPSVSISTSPPWLSEDVTKKLENDGPRLWEEMGRDMIVFSYIDQIQQAADDVFGMVDGAGALEIDPLHKIAILDYDIEATRAAFEKETFDCGVCLDPKKGSMCHKMLDCGHIFCTQCLQDFYSNAITEGDLATVRCLAPNCSKERAEAARGSGKGKKRKVKTSISPSELLQMGLPHDMVTRYVTLKYKNELESDKNTIYCPRSWCQGAARSKKHRKPEGLETIDESSDEETDDETDADGEDGAGEKKKKAKKNFQAEDLIAICEDCGFAFCSRCYQSWHGEFIRCTPKRDKGEISEEEQASIDYINLHTTPCPTCGVPAQKTHGCNHMICFRCASHFCYLCSAWLDPRNPYAHFNEQPNGKITSCYMRLWELEGGDGDNVDIGFAGGHQIERLLEIPPPAPPAPVIDLVPEIEEPDDSDSDTEANDADRPARPAAGGVAREGPLVLRIEANPAPRGGRGGAGIGAALHGPIPPAAPQAPPNPARRGFPAAQGGRGGRGGRGGRGNHRGGPGQNQQPEARRGAPPRRHEDFDPDMVEGLGDGELDAAQQAWIRNFVQMALADQEGDSDDD; this comes from the exons ATGTGCCTCAGCGGGAAAGAGGTTGGGCGGTGGAGAGATATTGAGCTGGCT GGGCTGGTAAAGTTAGAGCAGACGTCGCGGATCGTGGTGCACAGCACTCTAGAATTGTCAAAGTGTAGCTGTGCAAAGTGCACCGGGCTACGGCCAAGCTTCTATTTCTTCTCTTCCATTGCGTACTTGCATAAATACGTCAGGTTGCATAGGTTCGAGCTCGGGCCAATCGGGAGCTTGTATTTCCCC GTATCCGTAGGCCTGGACCCTTCGTGCCTTCCACATTTGCTTGAAGGTTCCCGTCGCGGCGTCGCCCTTTGTCACTCCTATCGGCCGAGGGACAGACTGATAACGAATGACCCCACCGTCATTCTTTTCTGCTGCCTCTTTTTGCCCCGCGATTGTAACGGCCAAAGAGTCATCATTTCATTGTCTGTCCGAACGCCA CCAGTCGCACTTCTCGCGGGTTCCGCGACCGTCTCCAGTTTATTTCCAATCATCACCATCACGCACTCGCCAACACCACCAAATCTTTGCGACTTTCGCCACCAGTCGTCTCTCCGCGTTCAAATACCCATCTCCCAT CATGCAATACGCGCCTTCCAACCAGTAGTAGCCATGGACGACGATAGCGACGACCCGCGCCAGGATGAGCTCAGTTCTCTGCAGGCAATCTTCCCCGAAATCGAGCTCGACGATCACCGGCCCTTTTGCTTCACTATCGAGCTGCCCGTTCATCCCGCGAAACCCGTAACGGTCACCTTCCCGGCCGCATCCAATGCCGACGATACAGTCGCCGCCCAGGTACCCGGCGTCGAACCCCGAGTCGACTCCCATGAGCTCTCGCACCTTCCCGCCGTCGTGATTCGCATGGGCTTGCCCAAGGGCTACCCCTCCGACAAGCCCCCGAGTGTCAGCATCAGTACATCGCCGCCGTGGCTGTCCGAAGATGTGACCAAAAAGCTGGAAAATGACGGACCGAGATTATGGGAGGAGATGGGTCGCGACATGATTGTCTTTTCCTACATTGACCAGATCCAGCAAGCGGCTGACGATGTGTTTGGCATGGTTGACGGAGCTGGCGCGTTGGAGATCGACCCGTTGCACAAGATTGCCATTCTGGACTACGACATTGAGGCTACTCGGGCGGCATTCGAGAAGGAGACCTTTGATTGCGGTGTTTGTCTGG ATCCCAAGAAGGGCTCAATGTGCCACAAGATGCTCGATTGCGGCCATATCTTCTGTACTCAGTGCTTGCAGGATTTCTACAGTAATGCTATTACGGAAGGAGACTTAGCGACTGTCCGCTGCCTCGCCCCCAATTGTTCCAAAGAGCGCGCCGAAGCGGCGCGAGGATCGGGCAAGGGAAAGAAGAGGAAGGTCAAAACCTCGATCAGTCCTAGTGAACTGCTTCAGATGGGGCTACCCCATGACATGGTGACTCGCTACGTGACGCTCAAGTACAAGAACGAACTCGAATCCGACAAGAATACGATCTACTGCCCCCGATCTTGGTGCCAGGGTGCGGCCAGGTCCAAAAAGCACAGGAAGCCCGAGGGACTTGAGACGATCGACGAGAGTTCGGATGAAGAGACCGATGACGAGACCGACGCTGACGGAGAAGACGGCGCGGgcgaaaagaagaaaaaggcgAAGAAGAACTTCCAGGCTGAAGATCTGATAGCCATCTGCGAAGACTGTGGGTTCGCTTTCTGCAGCCGCTGCTACCAGTCATGGCATGGCGAGTTCATCAGATGTACGCCCAAGCGTGACAAGGGCGAAATCTCTGAAGAGGAACAGGCCTCAATCGATTACATCAACCTGCATACGACGCCTTGCCCTACGTGTGGCGTCCCGGCGCAGAAGACTCACGGCTGCAATCACATGATCTGCTTCCGCTGCGCCTCCCACTTTTGCTATCTATGTTCGGCCTGGCTCGACCCGAGAAATCCGTATGCCCATTTCAATGAACAGCCTAACGGCAAGATCACTTCTTGCTACATGCGCTTGTGGGAGCTCGaaggcggcgacggcgacaaTGTCGACATTGGCTTCGCTGGTGGACATCAGATCGAGCGGCTTTTGGAGATCCCGCCTCCCGCACCTCCAGCTCCGGTGATTGACCTTGTTCCCGAGATCGAAGAGCCGGACGACAGCGACTCAGATACAGAGGCGAACGATGCGGATAGGCCAGCACGTCCTGCGGCGGGTGGTGTTGCTCGAGAGGGGCCGCTTGTTTTACGTATCGAGGCCAATCCAGCTCCGAGAGGAGGTCGAGGAGGAGCAGGAATCGGAGCAGCACTTCATGGTCCCATCCCGCCAGCCGCTCCACAGGCACCTCCCAATCCTGCGAGAAGAGGATTTCCAGCAGCTCAAGGTGGCCGTGGCGGCCGTGGAGGTCGGGGCGGCCGTGGTAATCACAGAGGCGGACCTGGGCAGAACCAGCAGCCGGAGGCTCGACGGGGGGCGCCTCCCCGTCGGCATGAAGACTTTGATCCCGATATGGTCGAGGGTTTGGGTGACGGCGAGCTCGATGCAGCGCAGCAGGCTTGGATCAGAAACTTTGTTCAAATGGCGTTGGCAGACCAGGAAGGGGATAGCGACGACGACTGA
- a CDS encoding PAP2 superfamily protein, producing the protein MDQDTRPLASLSLTHVYYDPDDSLSFLCAWLALLPQALCIVYATLIWSTREVEIALMFAGQLGCEAINFALKRLIKEERPRRIHGKGYGMPSSHAQFVAYWSVFLVLFLLVRHRPSSARRHHQPYSLVERVVVSVAALGIAAAVAWSRIYLNYHTEKQVMVGCLAGTVCAIGWFLVTAIARDFGLLAWGLQTPVARLFRFRDLVVEEDPCQAGWDKWEERRVEADQQKTK; encoded by the exons ATGGATCAAGACACGAGACCACTAGCCTCTCTTTCCCTGACACACGTCTACTAT GACCCCGACGACTCCCTCTCCTTCCTCTGCGCATGGCTCGCGCTCCTCCCGCAAGCCCTCTGCATCGTCTACGCGACCCTGATCTGGTCCACCCGCGAGGTCGAAATCGCCCTCATGTTCGCCGGCCAGCTGGGCTGCGAAGCCATCAACTTCGCCCTCAAGCGCCTGATCAAGGAGGAGCGCCCCCGCCGCATCCACGGAAAGGGCTACGGCATGCCCAGCTCCCACGCCCAGTTCGTCGCCTACTGGTCCGTCTTCCTCGTCCTGTTCTTGCTGGTCAGGCACCGTCCCTCGTCCGCGCGCCGGCACCACCAGCCGTACTCGCTCGTCGAGCGCGTCGTGGTCAGTGTCGCTGCGCTGGGCATCGCTGCGGCCGTGGCGTGGAGCCGGATATACCTAAATTACCACACCGAGAAGCAGGTGATGGTGGGGTGCTTGGCCGGGACGGTGTGTGCCATCGGCTGGTTTTTGGTCACGGCTATTGCGAGGGACTTTGGGCTTCTGGCCTGGGGCCTGCAGACGCCCGTTGCGCGGCTGTTCAGGTTTCGGGATCTTGTCGTGGAAGAAGACCCTTGCCAGGCTGGCTGGGATAAGTGGGAGGAGAGGCGTGTGGAGGCAGACCAGCAGAAGACTAAATGA